One window from the genome of Camelus bactrianus isolate YW-2024 breed Bactrian camel chromosome 4, ASM4877302v1, whole genome shotgun sequence encodes:
- the CCL21 gene encoding C-C motif chemokine 21 isoform X1 — MAQSLVLSVLVLVLAFCILQIQGSDGGAQDCCLKYSQKKIPNKIVLGYRKQEPSLGCPIPAILFLPRKSSQPELCADPKEAWVQQLMKRLDKSPARQGSKDKRASKSDKKGKGSKGSKSPLLPSQDEDPKGVIAQ; from the exons ATGGCTCAGTCACTGGTTCTGAGCGTCCTTGTCCTGGTCCTGGCCTTCTGCATACTCCAGATCCAAG GCAGTGATGGAGGGGCACAGGACTGCTGCCTCAAGTACAGCCAAAAGAAGATTCCCAACAAAATTGTCCTCGGCTACCGGAAGCAGGAACCAAGCCTGGGTTGCCCCATCCCGGCTATCCT GTTCTTGCCTCGGAAGAGCTCTCAGCCGGAGCTATGTGCAGACCCTAAGGAGGCCTGGGTGCAGCAGCTGATGAAGCGTCTGGACAAGTCACCAGCCCGCCAGGGCAGCAAGGACAAGAGGGCCTCCAAGTCTGACAAGAAGGGAAAGGGCTCCAAAGGCTCtaagag CCCTCTTCTGCCCTCCCAGGACGAAGACCCCAAAGGGGTTATAGCCCAGTGa
- the LOC105078853 gene encoding LOW QUALITY PROTEIN: protein SPATA31F1 (The sequence of the model RefSeq protein was modified relative to this genomic sequence to represent the inferred CDS: inserted 7 bases in 4 codons; substituted 3 bases at 3 genomic stop codons) — protein MLSPTFVLWDLGYPLHTYGSNFIIILIIWQVKXSYHGLTLEPKRSCCRHHXKVRQRARDAASKARRLSREEAEKPWELLSVMRSQGWLPQEGSVRQLLCADPCCQICNAMVLEIQQLVVGENTLVSPASGGPSQGSSCLEILSTSKVSFKQSIEHRCPCSKDFSLPPATLTVSQKSLTQSAAQSTGAVSIHDYWAEHLKLRQGFQVPEVSRGPETMFSSRLEEPRISVNLQKVMQSNSSLAYGNQGQQSLNSQGSLLTLNQEITTLTHPVASHMVTVLPAHLPFLSPEVLRLLEVHVKKRMHFQRWGLPRLVEESLRQFMPNPPLFYQSVHNQPVSFIQNDSFQFSVEKFGTTSYQNWGSCMASQPTQAFWVSEWSIMDPEQRPHYQQIPNHMALALSSPALKELNGLYLMPGQPANDSVGHVQQIYSQLFCGLPSLHSESLVDTFLGSQGFSMNGSMSKPHLNDPFLFSPXPLMPKTPTWSAPPCSPSSPNWIAPLDHQQAQINIPFLTLDEYEALEWHLLQKQLQLQWGLPDVFQRDQHTQSPMQHEPCEKAQSSETEKTSWPGQPISVLTRELLFPEHASRLLEFHLQRQLIHHCWGLPQKIQQSIQLLLSPSDQRTLSWSSTALDNVNVPQPTALEGIGVGDPFPAIMDPVSAPMPHLFVXTKAILXSHIDSKCGQIHQGKVPVCICGSWECRIPGGLKVAPFTSIPESKPRELQAANDPDLQQKVTPWMPVVLGQQQQALPNAITGYPKQPQTLSKGAIEKLETTLRHKYLAFLSGLPTLYYVALSRALDPAITCQAMIPETVPGPAEFPTEPLTQMTSPEKQVLNPGPGFQDASKACANTADEFQTEVQVEGIIKMVPLESQTEAARPCLVTEPVLAKLNFHLRKKILEIQLGVPIRARESREQTVAITENMXTQESPGNLDNQGKTLLQELRIPPDMPRAPDPEWFHFKEQLATELKAVHQKQKHPSPSEVPHGSIHWTSKISQASRDMTEAQMLCFQLEASVNNPSLEEAWSPEPQSPDKSKDSAQVPKLAEKKGKSKSARDHGEGDAGFALSSTREKSHSAEAQRPEGMLLNRTPHSPWRWRHCFHFNAPCQHSPQYRPQLKLPELPPAGRGGKDSEKNDLQDSQAKRNVISRSARVPENAQPVVPQASQGQPFRGQPIPGKPLQGQTLQGRVLQGQVMPGCTHKRPXLPESGLRNKMKFFLHCFNPKTKGKGQEKSMSSTSEKMANMKRKNVEKSLGPAKSSKGRTKTEMTRGNPKAQFPPTEKQVGLAVLHVPHSPDSKLRHRSCPHQPHSASVLGTPHHCPRHCPRMVYATQSGNPPQLSTLTSEGNTGVLKKTQNKQKTL, from the exons ATGCTGAGCCCAACTTTTGTTCTGTGGGATCTAGGGTATCCCTTACATACCTATGGCTCCAACTTTATTATTATCCTAATTATCTGGCAGGTGAA AAGTTACCATGGATTAACATTGGAACCTAAAAGGAGCTGCTGCCGG CATCactgaaaagtcagacaaagGGCTAGAGATGCAGCATCAAAAG CTAGGAGACTTTCCCGGGAAGAAGCTGAGAAGCCGTGGGAGCTGCTCTCTGTCATGAGAAG CCAGGGCTGGCTTCCTCAGGAGGGGAGTGTGCGGCAGCTCCTGTGTGCAGACCCCTGCTGCCAAATCTGCAATGCCATGGTGCTGGAGATTCAGCAGCTGGTTGTGGGTGAGAATACCCTGGTCTCCCCAGCTTCAGGGGGGCCATCGCAGGGCTCCTCTTGTCTAGAGATTTTGTCCACATCTAAAGTGTCTTTTAAGCAGAGTATAGAGCATCGTTGCCCATGCTCCAAAGACTTTTCACTTCCACCTGCAACCCTCACAGTGTCACAGAAATCCCTAACCCAGTCAGCTGCCCAGTCAACTGGTGCAGTCAGCATCCACGATTACTGGGCTGAACACCTCAAACTAAGGCAGGGATTTCAAGTCCCAGAGGTGTCCAGGGGCCCAGAGACTATGTTTTCATCAAGGCTCGAAGAGCCTCGGATTTCAGTGAACCTGCAGAAGGTGATGCAGAGCAACTCCAGCCTTGCCTATGGGAACCAAGGCCAGCAGTCCTTGAATTCCCAGGGGTCTCTGCTGACCCTGAACCAAGAAATCACTACCTTGACACATCCTGTGGCCTCGCATATGGTCACTGtcctccctgcccacctgccaTTCCTCAGTCCTGAAGTCCTGAGGCTTCTTGAGGTACATGTGAAAAAAAGGATGCATTTCCAGAGGTGGGGGCTCCCCAGACTTGTAGAGGAGTCTCTGAGGCAGTTTATGCCAAATCCGCCATTATTCTACCAATCTGTACATAACCAACCAGTTTCTTTCATCCAAAATGATAGTTTTCAGTTCTCTGTTGAGAAATTTGGGACCACTTCATACCAGAACTGGGGTTCATGTATGGCCAGCCAGCCCACCCAGGCCTTCTGGGTTTCTGAATGGTCCATTATGGACCCAGAACAAAGACCCCACTACCAGCAAATCCCAAACCATATGGCTCTTGCCTTGTCCTCTCCAGCCCTTAAAGAATTAAATGGCCTCTATCTCATGCCTGGGCAACCGGCTAATGACTCAGTGGGCCATGTGCAGCAGATATACAGCCAGCTATTCTGTGGCCTCCCTTCTCTGCACAGTGAGTCCCTGGTTGACACCTTCTTGGGTTCTCAAGGCTTCTCCATGAATGGGAGCATGTCTAAGCCCCACTTGAACgatccttttctcttctctcc ccctctaaTGCCTAAAACTCCAACCTGGTCAGCTCCACCCTGTTCTCCATCTTCCCCAAATTGGATCGCTCCACTTGACCACCAGCAAGCTCAGATCAATATCCCATTTCTGACTCTCGATGAGTATGAAGCCTTGGAGTGGCACCTGCTGCAGAAGCAACTCCAGCTTCAGTGGGGCCTGCCAGATGTTTTCCAGAGAGATCAGCACACCCAGAGTCCCATGCAGCATGAGCCCTGTGAAAAAGCCCAGTCTTCTGAGACTGAGAAAACTTCCTGGCCAGGGCAGCCCATCTCAGTCCTCACAAGGGAACTACTCTTCCCAGAACATGCCAGTAGGCTGCTGGAATTCCACCTCCAGAGGCAGTTGATTCACCATTGCTGGGGCCTGCCCCAGAAGATCCAGCAGTCCATCCAGTTGCTCCTGTCCCCCAGTGACCAGAGGACTCTGTCCTGGAGCAGCACAGCCCTAGACAATGTGAATGTCCCCCAACCTACAGCTCTAGAGGGCATTGGGGTTGGCGACCCATTCCCAGCCATCATGGACCCAGTGTCAGCCCCCATGCCACACTTGTTTGTCTAGACTAAGGCAATATTATAGAGCCACATTGACTCCAAATGTGGGCAGATTCACCAAGGCAAGGTTCCTGTCTGCATATGTGGCTCTTGGGAGTGCAGAATTCCTGGGGGCCTGAAAGTAGCTCCCTTCACCAGCATCCCAGAAAGCAAGCCCCGGGAACTACAGGCAGCAAATGACCCAGACCTACAACAGAAAGTTACACCCTGGATGCCAGTGGTCCTTGGTCAGCAGCAGCAAGCCTTACCAAATGCCATCACAGGATATCCTAAGCAGCCCCAAACCCTGTCCAAGGGAGCCATTGAGAAACTGGAGACAACTTTACGGCACAAGTATCTGGCCTTCTTGTCAGGGCTGCCCACTCTTTATTATGTGGCTCTCTCCAGGGCCTTGGATCCAGCAATCACTTGCCAAGCTATGATCCCAGAGACAGTGCCTGGGCCTGCTGAATTCCCCACAGAACCTCTGACTCAGATGACCTCACCTGAAAAGCAAGTTCTAAATCCTGGGCCAGGCTTTCAGGATGCCAGCAAGGCTTGTGCAAACACTGCAGATGAATTCCAGACTGAAGTGCAGGTGGAAGGAATAATCAAGATGGTGCCTCTAGAAAGCCAGACAGAGGCTGCCAGACCCTGCTTAGTCACGGAACCTGTCTTGGCCAAACTAAATTTCCATCTGAGAAAGAAGATCCTAGAGATACAACTGGGAGTTCCCATAAGGGCAAGAGAGTCCAGGGAACAAACTGTAGCAATCACAGAGAACAT CACACAGGAGTCTCCTGGGAATCTAGACAACCAAGGAAAAACACTGCTCCAGGAACTCCGCATCCCACCAGATATGCCACGTGCCCCAGATCCAGAATGGTTCCACTTCAAAGAACAGCTGGCCACTGAGTTAAAGGCAGTGCATCAGAAACAGAAGCACCCCAGTCCTAGTGAAGTACCCCATGGTTCTATCCACTGGACCTCCAAGATCTCTCAAGCCAGCAGGGACATGACAGAGGCCCAGATGCTTTGTTTTCAGCTGGAGGCCAGTGTAAACAACCCCAGCCTGgaggaggcctggagccctgagcCCCAAAGCCCTGACAAAAGCAAAGACTCAGCCCAAGTACCCAAGCTGgcagaaaagaaaggcaaatcCAAGTCAGCAAGGGACCATGGAGAAGGGGATGCCGGGTTTGCACTCTCCTCCACAAGAGAAAAAAGCCACTCAGCTGAAGCCCAGAGGCCAGAAGGGATGCTTCTCAACAGGACACCCCATAGCCCCTGGCGATGGAGACATTGCTTTCACTTTAATGCTCCCTGTCAGCACAGTCCCCAGTATCGCCCTCAGCTTAAACTCCCAGAGCTACCTCCTGCAGGCCGTGGGGGGAAAGACTCTGAGAAGAATGACCTGCAAGACAGTCAAGCCAAGCGCAATGTCATCAGCAGATCAGCAAGGGTTCCCGAGAATGCCCAGCCCGTGGTGCCCCAGGCATCACAGGGCCAGCCTTTCCGGGGCCAACCCATTCCGGGTAAGCCATTGCAGGGCCAAACTCTACAAGGTCGGGTTTTGCAGGGGCAGGTGATGCCAGGCTGTACCCACAAGAGGC GCCTTCCAGAATCTGGCTTAAGAAATAAGATGAAATTTTTTCTGCACTGTTTTAACCCCAAGACAAAAGGCAAAGGGCAGGAGAAATCCATGTCCTCCACATCTGAGAAAATGGccaacatgaaaagaaaaaatgtagaaaagagcCTGGGTCCAGCCAAAAGTTCCAAGGGGCGAACTAAGACAGAGATGACGAGAGGGAACCCCAAGGCCCAGTTTCCCCCCACTGAGAAGCAGGTGGGCCTGGCTGTCTTGCATGTTCCCCATTCCCCAGACAGTAAGCTCCGGCACCGCTCCTGCCCCCATCAACCCCACTCTGCCTCAGTCCTGGGCACCCCCCACCACTGCCCTCGGCACTGTCCTCGAATGGTTTATGCCACCCAATCAGGGAACCCACCCCAACTCTCAACTCTCACCTCAGAGGGAAATACTGGTGTGCTCAAGAAGACCCAGAACAAGCAAAAAACTCTGTAG
- the CCL21 gene encoding C-C motif chemokine 21 isoform X2 — protein sequence MAQSLVLSVLVLVLAFCILQIQGSDGGAQDCCLKYSQKKIPNKIVLGYRKQEPSLGCPIPAILFLPRKSSQPELCADPKEAWVQQLMKRLDKSPARQGSKDKRASKSDKKGKGSKGSKRTKTPKGL from the exons ATGGCTCAGTCACTGGTTCTGAGCGTCCTTGTCCTGGTCCTGGCCTTCTGCATACTCCAGATCCAAG GCAGTGATGGAGGGGCACAGGACTGCTGCCTCAAGTACAGCCAAAAGAAGATTCCCAACAAAATTGTCCTCGGCTACCGGAAGCAGGAACCAAGCCTGGGTTGCCCCATCCCGGCTATCCT GTTCTTGCCTCGGAAGAGCTCTCAGCCGGAGCTATGTGCAGACCCTAAGGAGGCCTGGGTGCAGCAGCTGATGAAGCGTCTGGACAAGTCACCAGCCCGCCAGGGCAGCAAGGACAAGAGGGCCTCCAAGTCTGACAAGAAGGGAAAGGGCTCCAAAGGCTCtaagag GACGAAGACCCCAAAGGGGTTATAG